Genomic segment of Myxococcus stipitatus:
GGAGAAGTCGAAGTCGCGCGCGGTGCCCTGCGCGTCCGAGGAGCCATAGGCCAACGGAGCGTCACCCACCGGCGGTGCCAGCGCATCGTCGGAGAAGTCGAAGTCGCGCGCGGAGCTCGGGGGCGCGACGGCGGCCTGCTCGCGGTACGCGGCGTTGGGCAGCGGAATGGCGACGACGCGGGTGACGTCGCGGTCCTCTCGCGCGGGCGGCGCCACGTCGTCGAAGCCGTCGCTGAAGGAGTCCGTCGCGCCGGGCAGCGGGATGGCGCCGGAGTCGAAGGGGGCCGCCGCGCCCGGAAGGGGAATGGCGTCGGGGCCCGCGCCCATGGCGATGGCACCCGAGGGCGCCGCACCCGGGAGCGGAATGGCCCCCCCGTCGTGTCCGAAAGCCGTCGTCGGGTGCGACGAGGCGCCGGGCAGCGGGATGGCCCCCGAGTCGAAGCTGAAGGCGTCGGCCGGAGCCGCGGCCCCCGGGAGCGGAATGGCGCCGCCGTCGAATCCAGACGCGCCCGGAAGGGGAATGGCCTGGGGGCTGGCTCCCGAGGGGGCGCTACCGGGCAGGGGAATCGCCGCGGAGGGCGCGGGCGCGGAACCCGGCAGCGGAATCGCGGCGGAGGCGGCGGCGGACGGCGCGGCGCCGGGAAGAGGAATCGCGACGGAGGCGGGAGCCGCGGCCTGGCCCGGGAGGGGAATGGCGGCGGGAGGCGGCGCGCTCACCGACTCGGGTTTGATGGGGAAGGTGGTCTGGCACCGGGCGCACTTGAGCTTCGCGCCTCCCGGGGGGATCCGCTTGTCATCGATGTTGTAGTTCGTCTGGCAAGACGGGCAGGAGACTTTCATGGGGTTCCTTCGACGGGACCAGCGCGCGCAGGCTACCAGAGGCGTTTCCAGCCCGGAAAGAACGCGCCGCCCCGCAGTGAAAGTGTTCCGCTCCAGGCCCCCCGGGCAGCCAGACGAGGCCTCTGTGTCTTCGCGCCGCTGCGACGGCGCGTTGGTTCCCCTCTCACCGGGAGGAGGTGGTAGGACCGACCCAGCATGGAACCCATCGTCATCCTGGGAGCAGGTCTCGCGGGCCTGTCCACGGCGCACTTCCTCCAGAAGCCCTGGCGTCTCATCGAGAAGTCGGACCGCGTCGGCGGCCTCATCAAGACCGAGGTCATCGACGGGTGTTATTTCGACCCCACCGGCCACTGGCTGCACCTGCGCGACCCTGAAATCCAGGAGTGGGTGAACACGCGCTGGCTGCCCGGGCAGATGGTGCGCATCCAGCGCAAGGCGGGAATCTTCACGCGCGGCGTCTTCACGCGCTTTCCGTACCAGGTGAACACCCACGGCCTGCCGCCCGACGTCGTCGCCGAGAACCTGATGGGCTTCGTCGAGGCCATCTACGGCGAGAAGGGCCGCGCGCTGCGAGAGCGGGAGCCCAAGGACTTCGAGGAGTTCATCCTGCGCTACATGGGCGAGGGCTTCGCGAAGAACTTCATGGTGCCCTACAACCAGAAGCTCTGGACAGTGCACCCGCGCGAGATGTCCGCGGCCTGGGTCGGACGCTTCGTGCCCCGCCCGACGCTCAAGGAAGTGGTGGACGGAGCCCTGGGCGCCGGCACCGACGCCGTGGGCTACAACGCGTCCTTCCTCTACCCCCGAGAGGGCGGCATCGAGAGCCTCGCGCGCGCCATGCTGCGCGGACTCGAGGGGGGGGAGCTGAGCGTGCGCACCGAGCCCACGTTCATCGACTGGAAGGCGCGCAAGGTCGCTCTGTCCGATGGCAGGACGCTGTCCTATTCAGGACTGGTGTCCACCGTGTCGCTGCCCGGCCTGGTGCGCCTGCTGGCCCAGGGGCCCTCGGGGGTGCCCGAGGAGGTCATCGCCGCGGCGAAGCGTCTGCGCGCCACGACTGTCACCTATGTCGCCGTGGCGGCGCGGGGGGCCAACCGTCAGCCCTGGCATTGGATCTACCTGCCGGAGCCGGAGTTCCACACGTACCGCATCGGCTCCCCGTCCGCCGTCTACGACGCGCTCGCCCCCAAGGACACCTCCACCTTCTACGTGGAGTACAGCCACCACGGAGAGCTGTCCCCGGCCACCGCGGAGAAGTACGCGGTGGAGGACCTGCTGCGCTCGCGGATGATCCACTCCGCGGACGACATCCTCTTCGCGCAGGCGCGTGAGATTCCCCACGCCTACGTGCTCTATGACGAGGCCTACGGGCCGGCGAAGGCGGAAATCCTTCGTTTCCTGGAGCACGCTGGCATCCTCACGGCGGGGCGTTATGGACAGTGGGAGTACTCGTCCATGGAGGACGCCATCCTCGCGGGACGGGCGTGTGCTCGGACGCTGAACGGTTGACGGAGCCGGCGCGCGCGGTACGACGCATCTTGTCGACGGGTGCCGCGCGCCATGCTAGGCGGACGAGACTGCTGTCCGCTCAGAGCTGATTCCATGGCACCGCACCTGTCCGTCGTCATCCCGGTCTACAACGAGGAGTCCATCATCGCCTCGGCGGCGGAAGAGCTGCGCCAGGGGCTGGATGCACGTGGGCTCGACTACGAAATCATCTTCGCGGAGAACGGCTCCAAGGATGCCACGACGCGCATCCTCGAGGAGCTGTGCGCCAGGCATCCTCGGCTGCGCTGGTTCCACTCCGAGCGTCCCAACTACGGCGTCGCCCTCAAGGCCGGCATCCTCATGGCCCGGGGCACGTACGTCATCTGCGACGAAATCGACCTCTGCGACCTCACCTTCTACGACGCGGCGCTGCCTCGGTTGGAGCGGGGCGAGGCGGACATGGTGGTGGGCTCCAAGGCGGCCAAGGGCGCCAGTGACCAGCGGCCCCTCATCCGCCGCGCGGCCACGCGGGTGCACAACAAGCTGCTGAAGGTGACGCTGGGCTTCCAGGGCACGGACACGCACGGGCTCAAGGCGTTCCGCCGCGAGGCGCTCCTGCCCGTCATCCAGAAGTGCGTGGTGGACATGGACGTGTTCGCCAGCGAGTTCGTCATCCGCGCTTGGCGCGAGGGGCTGAAGGTGATGGAGATTCCCATCCAGCTCCACGAGAAGCGCCAGCCCTCCATCCACCTCTTCAAGCGCGTGCCCAACGTCCTCAAGAACGTGGGCAAGTTGTTCTACGTCATCCGCGTGCGTGGCACGTGAGCGGGGGAGGGCGCGCACCGTGAGGCTGGCGTCCATTTCCGTCGACCTCGACTCGCTGCCGCACTACTGCCGCATCCACGGGCTGCCCGAGTCGCTGCTGGATGCGCGCGCCCGCTCCCTGGTCCACGCGGTGGCGGTGCCTCGCTTCATGGCGCTGCTGGACGCGGTGGGCGTGCCGGGCACCTTCTTCGCCATTGGCGAGGACCTGGAGGCGGACCCGAACGCCGCCGCGGGGATGCGCGCGGCCCACGCGGCCGGCATCGAGGTGGCAAGCCACAGCCACGCCCACGACTACGCGCTCACGCGCCGAGGCCCCGCCGCCATCCTGGACGACCTCCAGCGCGCGGACGCCGCCATCCTCGCGGCTACGGGTGTCCGGCCCGAGGGCTTCCGCGCTCCGGGCTACACGCTCAACGCGGACCTCTACGCGGCCACCGAGGCCCTGGGCTACCGGTACGGCTCGTCCGCCTTTCCCGCCACGCCGTACTACGCGGCCAAGGCGGCGGTGATGGGGGCGCTCGCGCTGGCGGGGCGGCCGTCGCGCTCCGTGCTGGATACGCCGCGCGTGCTGCTGGCGCCTCGGGTGCCGTACCGGCCGGACCCGGCGCGGCCCTACCAGCGAGGCTCCGGCTCCGTGGTGGAGCTGCCCATGGCGGTGACGCCCGGCCTGCGCTTCCCGTTCATCGGCACGTTCGCCACCACGCTGCCGCTGGGCACCCTGCGCGCGGCCTGGCGCATGTGCCGGGGCGATGCCTTCTTCAACTTCGAGCTGCATGGCGTGGACGTGCTGGACGCCTCGGACGGCATCCCCGGTGAGCTGGTCCGCCAGCAGCGGGACTTGCGCGTGAGCGCGGCGAAGAAGCTGGAGCGGCTGCGCGAAATCTTCGGCTGGCTCCGGGCCGAGTGCGACGTCGTCACCCTGCGCGACGCCTCGGGGCGCCTGTCCGCCACGCTGTGAGCCTCACCGCGCGACCGCGGGCGAGCCGAGCACCTCCACCACCGCGTCATGCACCCGCCCATCCGTGAGCATCCACGGGTGGAAGAGCACCGGGAACACGCGCTCGCAGGCGCCGGGCAGCCGGGAGCTGGACGCGGGCACAATCATCAGGTCCCACGGCGACCAGAAGCTGTGCACCTCCGTGTTGCCCCACGGATGGGTGTCCTGCTGGAGGGCCCGGAGCAGCCGGCTTCCCGGCCTCATCTGGGTGATGCCCTTGCCTCGCGCGAGGAACGCCAGCGCGGAGCCTCCATGGGGACCCGAGATGGAGATGAATCGCCGCACCATCAGCCGGCCGCCCAACAGCTGCACCCAGTAGCGCGTGACGAGTGCCCCCATGCTGAAGGCCACGACGTCCACGCGGCGCGCCCCCGTACGGGCTCGCAGCGCCTGGGCTTCGTGAGCCACCTGGCGCGCGAGCACGGACAGGCTCTCGCTTCCGTCGCTCGGCGCGAGCGAGAGGGCATGCAGGTGGGGCCAGCCTTCCTGCTCCAGTCGCTGGCGGAGGGCATCGAAGGCGCTCGCGTCATCGCCCAGGCCATGGACGAAGAGCACGGGGGCTCGCTGCTCCACGGGCGCGAGCCGGAGGGTCTGCACCGCGGCGGCCAGGGACGCGCTCACACGCCACCCCTCGCGACGCCGACGCGGGCCTCGCTGCGCGCTCGACTGGAGTGGGACACGGTGGGCCTACCCTGGATGGGCACTCCAAGCCTCCATGGGCGAAGCCTACACCCGCGCCCCCTCGGAGCGCGCACGTGCCCGCCACTCGGCGGCCCACGTCCAGAAGGTTCCGCGAACCCCGTGTGTCGAGTGATTCGAGTGTCGCGAGGAAGACGCGGATGGTTGGGTCCTTGCCTCCGGAGCGCCAGGGGCGTGCTTCCGGGTTTCTCCTCTCCCGGGGCGGGAGCCGGTGGTGTTAAAGAGCGCGGGATATGCTGGAGCGTCTCGGCGACCGAGTGAAGAAGGGCCTGCGCGATTGGACCGACCGCATGGCCAATGACGAGCAGAAGGCTCGCATGCAGGCCATGGCTCGTCCGGAGAACGAGTACGGGGTGGACCCCTTCGGGTACAACCTCGACTTCAGCCTCTCCGCGGTGGCGCCCTTCCTCTGGCTCTACCGGAACTACTTCCGCGTGGAGACCTACGGCATCGAGAAGGTCCCCGCCGGACGGGTGCTGCTGGTGTCCAACCACTCCGGGCAGGTCCCCCTGGACGGCGCCATGATTGGCGTGTCCCTGATGCTGGAGGCCACGCCCCCTCGCGCCGTGCGCAGCATGGTGGAGAAGTGGGTGCCGTCGCTGCCGTACGTCTCCACGTTCATGGCGCGCATGGGGCAGATTGTCGGCACGCCGGAGAACTGTCGGCGGCTGCTCGAGTCGGACGAGGCCATCCTCGTCTTCCCCGAGGGCACCCGCGGCATCAACAAGCTGTGGCCCCAGCGCTACCAGCTCCAGGAGTTCGGCCTGGGCTTCATGCGCCTGGCGCTGGAGACGCGCACGCCCATCGTCCCCGTGGCCGTCGTCGGCGCGGAGGAGCAGGCCCCGGCGCTCATGGACCTCAAGCCGGTGGCGAAGCTGTTGGGCTTCCCGTCGTTCCCCATCACCCCCACGGGCCTGCCCTTCCCGCTGCCCACGAAGTACCGCCTGTACTACGGCGACCCCATGCACTTCACCGGGCGCCCGGACGACGAGGACAGCGAGCTGGACAAGAAGGTCCGCACCGTGAAGGGCGCCATCCAGTCCATGCTCCACCAGGGCCTCAAGGAGCGCCGGGGGGTGTTCTGGTGAGCGGCCCGCTCGTTCGGTGCTAAGAGGCATTGTCCATGAGACCGGCCGTCGTCGTCACGGGCATCAGCGGCAACCTCGGCCGCACCCTCGCGAAGCTTCTGCACAAGCACGAGCGCATCATCGGCATCGACCGGCGTCCCTTCGTGGGCCGGCCGAAGGATGTCGAGATGTACGAGCTCGACCTGCGCAAGAAGAAGGCGGAGGACGTCTTCCGCAAGAACGAGGTCCGCGCCGTCATCCACATGGGCATCATGCATGACCCGCGCATGAGCGAGGAGGAGCACCACTCGTTCAACGTCGTGGGCACCACGCGCCTGCTGGAGTACTGCGCGAAGTACGGCGTGAAGAAGGTCGTCGTCCTCTCGTCGGCCAACGTCTACGGGCCCAGCCCGGACAACTCCAACTTCCTCACCGAGGACGCGCCGCTCATGGCGGCCAGCCGCTTCTCTGGCGTGCGGGACCTGATTGAAGTGGACATGCTCGCGCATGGCTTCTTCTGGAAGCACCCCCACATCGAGACGGTGATTCTGCGGCCCGTCCACATCGTCGGGCCCACCATCAAGAACGCGCCGTCCAACTACCTGCGCCTGCGCCACCCGTGGATGATGGCGGGCTTCGACCCCATGGTGCAGCTCATCCACGTGGAGGACGTCGCCCGCGCCATGGTGGCCGCCCTCCGCCCGGAGCCCAAGGGCGTCTACAACGTCGTCGGCCCCGGCGAGGTGCCCCTGTCCGCGGTGATGCGCGAGTTGGGCAACACCCCCATCCCCGTGCCCCACCCGGTGGCCCGGCCCCTGTTGGGCATGCTCTTCAAGTATCGCATCGCCAACTTCCCGCCCCCGGAGCTGGACCACATCCAGTTCCTGTGCGCCGTGGATGGCAGCCGCTGGGTCAACGACGTGGCCTGGAAGCCCCGTCACTCCATGCGGGAGACCATCCGCGCCGTCCTCGCGGACTGAGAGGGGAAAGTCCGAGGGTCCCTGACACGGTTGTCGTGGCTGTCACGACGCCGGAGGCTGGACCCCATGACAGCAGTGTCAGCGCCCCGACGTTCCACCCCTGGGAATGTCGGCGCGGCGCGAGTGCAAGCCCTTGAATCTTCGTGAACGCGTGTGGGCCTGGAGCCGGGAGCTCGGCGTGGCATCGCCATTGCTCTAAGTCCCGGCATCACCGCGCGGCGATGCGGGCCTGGTCACAGCGTCGCCCCGCGCAAATGTCAGGGCGCTCCATTGGGGAGCTCCCGACGTCCACCGCCTCGGCCGGCCCCGAGTCGGTGGACGGATTTTGTAGGGCACTCCATGGGGGAGTTCCCGACGCCCATCGCCTCGGCCGGCCCCGAGTCGATGGGCGGTTTCTTGTAGGGCGCTCCATTGGGGAGTTCCCGACGCCCACCGCCTCGGCCGGCCCCGAGTCGGTGGGCGGTTTCTTTTTGGCAGCCTAGCGCAGCTCGTTCGCGAACGGACCGGAGTCCTGGCGCTCCAGGAGCCACATCCCGTCCTTGTAGACGAACTCCGAGCTCACCACCGAGGTGTGCTCCGTGGCGGAAGGCAGGCGCATCCACTGGATGCGGCTCTGCACCACGGCCCGCGTGCCGTCCTCCGACATCAGGACCTCTTCGATTTCGTAGTCGCTGATGGACAGGTCCTTCTCGTCCTGGAGGTCCAGCCGGGCGCGTGCGAAGGCCTGGCGGCGCTCCGGGACGATGAAGCGCGAGGCGGTCCTGAAGTCCTTCCACCGGATGACCTTGTGGAACGACTCCACCACCGGCTTGAGTTCTTCCAGGTTGGATTTCTTGGACAGGGTTGCGCATCCGCCAAGGGCGAGCGCGAGGAAGAGGGCGAGCGGGCGAATCACGGGGTGGGACGGTAGCATCCGGCGGCCGCCCGGGACGAGTTCACGGTGGTATGGTCCGGCTCCCTCGCCCGAGCACCGGAGTCGCAAGCCCACATGGCCAAGTCGATGGTGGAGCGTTACGAGCAGCTCCTCCGGCAGGACCCTACGTCTTCCGTTTTCGTTGAACTGGCCAAGGCCCTGCTGGAGAAGGGGGACTCGGCGCGCGCCATCGAGGTGTGCGAACAGGGCATCTCCCACCACCCGTCCTCGACGGTGGGGCGGGTGCTCTGGGGCAAGGCGCTGATTCAGCTGGGGCGCCCCGCTCAAGCGATGGAGCAGTTCGACAAGGCCATCGCCATCGAGAAGGACAACCCCTACGCCTACAACCTGATTGGCGAGGTGCTGTTGCAGCGCGGGCTGTACCGCTCGGCGCTGCCGCTCCTGCGCAAGGCGGTGGCGCTGCAGCCCAATGACGGCCGCGTGAAGCTGTGGCTGGAGCAGGCCCAGCAGGCCCTGGCGGGTGGCCCCGCGCCCGTCTTCGCGGACCTGATGGGGTTGGAGAAGGCCGCTCCCGAGGAGGGAGAGGCCGACGGGAGCGAGAAGCCCGAGAGCAGCGAGGCCGTGGCGGCGGCTCCCATGGCGGCGGCGCGACTGCGGGCCGCGGCGCTCGGGGATGCCGCGAAGGCCGCGGCGGGTCCGGCGAAGTCCGTGGGGCCACGCGCCGCCGCGGACCTGGCGAGCGCCGCCGGGGCGGGGGGTGACGCTGCGGCGGACACGCCGGCGGTCGCGGACTCGGATTCCCCCGGTGCTGGAGAGGACGTGGACCTGGGGCTCTCCTCGGAGACTCCGGTGCTGCGCTCTCCCGAGGCGCCAGCGTCGGAGGCGCCAGCCGCCTCCGCGTCGGACGCTTCGCTGGGGTTGATTGACAGGCCGATTCCCGTGCTCGGCGCCGCTCCCGGCACGCTGTTGCCGACCCTGGACCTGTCGCTGTCCGATGAGGACGGTGCTCCGGAGCCTTCGGGTCTCGAGGCCTCTGCTGGCACGCCTGAGGGAGAAGACTCCCAGGCCGCGGACTCCTCGGGGACGCAGGACGCCGAGGCGTCGGCCCCCTCGGGTGAGAGCTCCGCCGAGGGCGAGGCGGGGGGAGGGGACTCCGCCGCCGCTGCCTCCGAGTCCGAAGAGGACATCCTGCTTCGCTCCAGCGAGTTCACCACCGCGAAGCCGGTGATTCCCGCCTCGTCCGGTGGACTCCTGGGCGACCTGCCTCCCGTGG
This window contains:
- a CDS encoding protoporphyrinogen/coproporphyrinogen oxidase, whose product is MEPIVILGAGLAGLSTAHFLQKPWRLIEKSDRVGGLIKTEVIDGCYFDPTGHWLHLRDPEIQEWVNTRWLPGQMVRIQRKAGIFTRGVFTRFPYQVNTHGLPPDVVAENLMGFVEAIYGEKGRALREREPKDFEEFILRYMGEGFAKNFMVPYNQKLWTVHPREMSAAWVGRFVPRPTLKEVVDGALGAGTDAVGYNASFLYPREGGIESLARAMLRGLEGGELSVRTEPTFIDWKARKVALSDGRTLSYSGLVSTVSLPGLVRLLAQGPSGVPEEVIAAAKRLRATTVTYVAVAARGANRQPWHWIYLPEPEFHTYRIGSPSAVYDALAPKDTSTFYVEYSHHGELSPATAEKYAVEDLLRSRMIHSADDILFAQAREIPHAYVLYDEAYGPAKAEILRFLEHAGILTAGRYGQWEYSSMEDAILAGRACARTLNG
- a CDS encoding glycosyltransferase family 2 protein — encoded protein: MAPHLSVVIPVYNEESIIASAAEELRQGLDARGLDYEIIFAENGSKDATTRILEELCARHPRLRWFHSERPNYGVALKAGILMARGTYVICDEIDLCDLTFYDAALPRLERGEADMVVGSKAAKGASDQRPLIRRAATRVHNKLLKVTLGFQGTDTHGLKAFRREALLPVIQKCVVDMDVFASEFVIRAWREGLKVMEIPIQLHEKRQPSIHLFKRVPNVLKNVGKLFYVIRVRGT
- a CDS encoding polysaccharide deacetylase family protein, with product MRLASISVDLDSLPHYCRIHGLPESLLDARARSLVHAVAVPRFMALLDAVGVPGTFFAIGEDLEADPNAAAGMRAAHAAGIEVASHSHAHDYALTRRGPAAILDDLQRADAAILAATGVRPEGFRAPGYTLNADLYAATEALGYRYGSSAFPATPYYAAKAAVMGALALAGRPSRSVLDTPRVLLAPRVPYRPDPARPYQRGSGSVVELPMAVTPGLRFPFIGTFATTLPLGTLRAAWRMCRGDAFFNFELHGVDVLDASDGIPGELVRQQRDLRVSAAKKLERLREIFGWLRAECDVVTLRDASGRLSATL
- a CDS encoding esterase/lipase family protein yields the protein MSASLAAAVQTLRLAPVEQRAPVLFVHGLGDDASAFDALRQRLEQEGWPHLHALSLAPSDGSESLSVLARQVAHEAQALRARTGARRVDVVAFSMGALVTRYWVQLLGGRLMVRRFISISGPHGGSALAFLARGKGITQMRPGSRLLRALQQDTHPWGNTEVHSFWSPWDLMIVPASSSRLPGACERVFPVLFHPWMLTDGRVHDAVVEVLGSPAVAR
- a CDS encoding lysophospholipid acyltransferase family protein; its protein translation is MLERLGDRVKKGLRDWTDRMANDEQKARMQAMARPENEYGVDPFGYNLDFSLSAVAPFLWLYRNYFRVETYGIEKVPAGRVLLVSNHSGQVPLDGAMIGVSLMLEATPPRAVRSMVEKWVPSLPYVSTFMARMGQIVGTPENCRRLLESDEAILVFPEGTRGINKLWPQRYQLQEFGLGFMRLALETRTPIVPVAVVGAEEQAPALMDLKPVAKLLGFPSFPITPTGLPFPLPTKYRLYYGDPMHFTGRPDDEDSELDKKVRTVKGAIQSMLHQGLKERRGVFW
- a CDS encoding SDR family oxidoreductase, with translation MRPAVVVTGISGNLGRTLAKLLHKHERIIGIDRRPFVGRPKDVEMYELDLRKKKAEDVFRKNEVRAVIHMGIMHDPRMSEEEHHSFNVVGTTRLLEYCAKYGVKKVVVLSSANVYGPSPDNSNFLTEDAPLMAASRFSGVRDLIEVDMLAHGFFWKHPHIETVILRPVHIVGPTIKNAPSNYLRLRHPWMMAGFDPMVQLIHVEDVARAMVAALRPEPKGVYNVVGPGEVPLSAVMRELGNTPIPVPHPVARPLLGMLFKYRIANFPPPELDHIQFLCAVDGSRWVNDVAWKPRHSMRETIRAVLAD